A genomic window from bacterium includes:
- a CDS encoding aminopeptidase — MMDQRVQRLAHLLVHYSNEIKKGDLLKIQGEAVTLPLIKAIYEEAVKVGANPYVQIRLPECEEMMLKHGNDDQLSFINPMTKLETEKMDAYISIWGSSNTKYLTGVKPERQAFQRKAMRPVIHKMFARMGNGSLRWCGTQFPTQADAQDAEMSLTDYENFVYGAGHLDSADPVKHWLTVKKEQERLAKILDRIDQLHVRSNDTDLKLRVKGRKWISCHGTENFPDGEIFTGPIENTVEGYIHYSYPAVYMGREVTDVRLTLKKGKVVKEEASKNLDYLTAMLNMDKGARFVGEFAIGTNYEITRFSRNTLFDEKIGGTCHMAVGASIPESGGINKSSLHWDMVCDLRKGSEITGDGKVIYRNGKFTI, encoded by the coding sequence ATCATGGATCAACGAGTACAACGGCTGGCTCACCTGCTGGTGCATTATTCCAATGAGATCAAGAAGGGAGACCTGCTTAAAATCCAGGGCGAGGCAGTCACCCTGCCGCTGATCAAGGCGATCTACGAAGAGGCGGTCAAGGTCGGCGCCAATCCGTACGTGCAGATACGCCTTCCCGAGTGCGAAGAGATGATGCTCAAGCATGGGAATGACGATCAATTGTCATTTATCAACCCAATGACCAAATTGGAGACCGAGAAGATGGATGCCTACATTTCCATCTGGGGTTCCTCCAATACTAAGTATTTGACGGGTGTCAAACCGGAACGTCAGGCATTCCAGCGCAAAGCGATGCGCCCGGTGATCCACAAGATGTTTGCCCGGATGGGGAATGGCTCGCTCCGCTGGTGTGGTACACAGTTTCCGACTCAGGCCGATGCCCAGGATGCTGAAATGTCCCTTACCGATTACGAGAATTTCGTCTACGGCGCCGGGCATCTCGATTCCGCCGACCCGGTCAAGCACTGGTTGACCGTAAAGAAAGAACAGGAAAGACTGGCCAAGATCCTCGACCGGATCGACCAGTTACATGTCCGCTCCAACGACACCGACCTGAAACTTCGGGTCAAGGGGCGCAAATGGATCTCCTGTCACGGCACCGAGAATTTCCCCGATGGTGAGATCTTCACCGGGCCGATCGAAAATACGGTCGAAGGATATATTCACTATTCGTATCCCGCAGTGTATATGGGGCGCGAGGTTACCGATGTTCGCCTGACTCTGAAAAAGGGGAAAGTGGTGAAAGAAGAAGCCTCCAAAAATCTCGACTACCTGACCGCCATGCTCAATATGGATAAAGGGGCGCGGTTTGTCGGGGAGTTTGCGATCGGCACCAACTACGAGATCACCCGTTTTTCGCGCAACACGCTGTTCGACGAAAAGATCGGCGGCACCTGTCATATGGCGGTCGGCGCTTCGATCCCCGAAAGCGGCGGAATCAACAAAAGCTCGCTTCACTGGGATATGGTCTGCGACCTGCGCAAGGGGAGTGAGATCACCGGCGATGGCAAAGTGATCTACCGCAACGGCAAGTTTACGATCTGA
- a CDS encoding HAD-IA family hydrolase gives MTIRSLIFDLDGTLIDSSDGVVDAVNFAFRQMGLPEHSADVIKPYIGYPLMEMYADLTDAPAGQFYHHFQTRAITSVVDSSVILPEVSDALTELRARGFHMAIATTKIRVHVDAIVQKFGWSDIFDASVAGNEVREVKPNAEAIHLAMQRLNAIASSTLVIGDTENDILAAQGVPTRVVAVKSPYGGDEKLTRLKPDFFIQRLPELLPILERTNGGRTAVH, from the coding sequence ATGACGATTCGGTCGCTGATTTTCGACCTCGATGGTACTCTGATCGATTCCTCCGACGGCGTAGTTGACGCCGTCAATTTTGCATTCCGCCAAATGGGACTTCCGGAACATTCTGCCGATGTGATCAAACCGTATATCGGTTATCCGCTGATGGAGATGTACGCCGACCTGACGGATGCTCCTGCCGGCCAGTTTTACCATCATTTTCAGACCAGGGCAATTACCAGCGTAGTTGATTCATCGGTCATTCTTCCCGAGGTATCCGATGCCCTGACGGAACTTCGCGCCCGCGGATTCCACATGGCGATCGCTACCACCAAGATCAGGGTGCATGTTGACGCGATCGTGCAGAAATTCGGATGGAGTGACATTTTTGATGCCTCGGTCGCAGGCAATGAGGTCCGGGAGGTCAAACCCAACGCGGAAGCGATTCATTTGGCAATGCAGCGACTCAACGCGATTGCCTCGTCAACTCTGGTCATCGGCGACACCGAAAACGACATCCTCGCCGCCCAGGGAGTTCCAACGCGAGTCGTGGCGGTCAAATCACCGTACGGAGGGGATGAGAAACTGACCCGACTAAAACCGGATTTCTTTATCCAGCGTCTGCCGGAGCTCCTGCCGATCCTGGAGCGAACAAACGGCGGGCGGACTGCTGTACATTGA
- a CDS encoding S41 family peptidase, producing MLRYTSQLLGVTVFALVLIWLAGPGDAGQLSQASAEPVLWADTVQINLNELNLTPDSATQTRDSFMKNVRKLTQTAFNIRNQYMEEVDVDKIIRAGIVGMLTDLDRFSVLMEKSSYDALMESTHGKYEGLGMMIDQRDDRVVIISPIEGTPAYRRGLRAGDVIWQIDGHDTHEMKTSDASKLMRGKSGTSVKLTIKRPGMADLMDFDVERATIELKSVNYAGIIPETNIGYVRLSRFAEETSHELREAITNLNNQNVSGLVLDLRSNGGGLLDQAKETAELFIKEGAEIVYTRGRYADSERHYKSERPPLFPDKPFIILIDEGTASASEIVAGAVQDWDRGLLVGSTTYGKGLVQQIFPISNDGSMALKLTTAKYYVPSGRCIQRPERQGKNNPHADLDLSEPESADSALADTLSIAEREIYYTNGGRIVYGGGGIVPDIEVDRETWEPIEINLERKSMFFDFAIEYVTKHPEIKPDFTVTDEMVEDFRQFIKSKDFSYKSSMQVALEDLRKTSEAGKNDTLYASAITGLEGLVEKEKEHDFDKSKDYIKRAMKREIVSSIAGERGVYENIVLRTDKTVQRAVEILKAPKEYSRLITEGQTKRASKE from the coding sequence ATGTTGCGCTATACCAGCCAGCTTTTGGGCGTGACGGTCTTTGCGTTAGTCTTGATTTGGCTCGCCGGACCCGGCGATGCCGGCCAGCTATCGCAGGCGTCAGCCGAACCGGTCCTCTGGGCGGATACCGTTCAGATCAATCTTAATGAATTGAATCTGACGCCGGACTCTGCTACCCAGACTCGCGACAGTTTCATGAAGAATGTCAGGAAACTGACGCAAACCGCTTTCAACATCCGCAATCAGTACATGGAAGAGGTCGATGTCGACAAGATCATCCGGGCTGGTATCGTCGGCATGCTGACCGATCTCGATCGTTTCTCCGTTCTGATGGAGAAATCCTCCTATGACGCGTTGATGGAATCGACTCACGGCAAGTACGAGGGTCTCGGGATGATGATCGACCAGCGCGATGACCGCGTGGTGATCATTTCTCCGATCGAGGGCACCCCCGCTTATCGCCGCGGCTTGCGCGCGGGCGACGTGATCTGGCAGATCGACGGCCATGACACGCACGAAATGAAAACCTCCGATGCCTCCAAATTGATGCGCGGTAAATCCGGCACCAGCGTGAAGCTGACGATCAAACGTCCAGGCATGGCCGACCTGATGGACTTTGATGTGGAACGCGCCACTATCGAACTGAAGTCAGTCAATTACGCCGGGATCATCCCGGAAACAAATATCGGTTATGTTCGTCTCTCCCGTTTCGCGGAAGAGACCAGCCACGAACTGCGCGAAGCGATCACCAACCTGAACAATCAGAACGTCTCCGGACTGGTGCTCGACCTGCGATCGAACGGTGGCGGCCTGCTTGACCAGGCCAAAGAAACTGCCGAGCTGTTTATCAAAGAAGGCGCCGAGATCGTTTACACGCGCGGACGGTACGCCGACAGCGAGCGTCACTACAAGTCCGAACGCCCCCCGCTCTTCCCCGATAAGCCGTTCATTATTCTGATCGACGAAGGCACCGCCTCGGCCTCTGAGATCGTCGCCGGTGCAGTCCAGGACTGGGACCGCGGCCTGTTGGTTGGAAGCACGACGTATGGCAAAGGGCTAGTTCAGCAGATCTTCCCGATTTCAAACGATGGCTCGATGGCCCTGAAATTGACCACCGCCAAATACTATGTCCCGTCCGGCCGGTGCATCCAGCGACCGGAACGACAGGGGAAAAATAACCCTCACGCAGACCTGGATCTGAGCGAGCCGGAGTCGGCTGACAGCGCATTGGCAGACACCCTGAGTATCGCTGAACGCGAGATCTACTACACCAACGGTGGACGGATCGTCTATGGCGGCGGCGGGATCGTACCGGATATCGAAGTCGATCGTGAGACCTGGGAGCCGATCGAGATCAATCTCGAACGGAAATCTATGTTCTTCGACTTTGCGATCGAATATGTCACCAAACATCCGGAGATCAAGCCCGACTTCACCGTCACGGATGAAATGGTCGAAGACTTCCGCCAGTTCATCAAGTCGAAAGACTTCTCCTATAAGTCATCCATGCAGGTTGCGCTGGAAGATCTGAGAAAGACCTCCGAAGCCGGCAAAAATGACACGCTGTACGCCTCCGCAATCACCGGTCTCGAGGGATTGGTGGAGAAAGAGAAAGAGCATGATTTCGACAAGTCGAAAGACTATATCAAGCGCGCGATGAAGCGCGAGATAGTCTCCTCGATCGCGGGTGAACGCGGCGTGTACGAGAACATCGTTCTCCGGACCGACAAGACGGTCCAGCGCGCAGTTGAGATCCTGAAAGCGCCGAAAGAATATTCCCGCCTGATCACCGAAGGGCAGACGAAACGCGCTTCGAAAGAGTGA
- a CDS encoding protein kinase encodes MNSGALGAGAKLGPYEILSPLGAGGMGEVYLAKDTRLDRTVAIKVLPPHVASNPDLRLRFEREAKAISSLNHPNICSLFDVGNQDGLDYLVMEHLQGETLAARLERGPLPTAEALTYATQIADALDKAHRQGLIHRDLKTLNVMLTKNGAKLLDFGLAKLQIPGVVHGMTGATHSTPLTGEGTIVGTLQYMSPEQLEGKEADSRSDIFSFGVVLYEMVTGKKPFAGPSQASLIASIMREDPRSVTEYQPDAPPALVRVIRQCLSKDPDERWQSARDLLHQLKWINEGGSLAGIPAPIAARRKTNMQIAWVLAGIFGLLATGLALLHFGRTEVAPQLARFTIEADPGIRSMNWPMLSPDGSMLAFHAVDTSGRTKVWIRRLDALKAEPIPGTDGARRPFWSPDSKQIAFMQNGQLMKVAANGGPIQLIAKMPGNASDGTWGSKDVILLDGGAADPIWRVGSSGGIVSEAISVGSDSNWAGVAWPEFLPDGEHYLYLKLSIGAQDGAIEPHTVMLGSLSGNNPESLFTANGRVIYDKSGYILSVDGQVLTARKFDPNAGKIEGEPIPVGQIATSGSAGKADFSVSDAGTLIYLPSTRSGGSELVLLDRSGSLVDTIATGKQFRDIDLSNDGKRLVYAATDATLGTEDIWTLDLSRRVSMRATFSKEMDSWPIWSPDGASIVYTSQTGKWNLYRKKMSVDGDGEPFVSLDQSGVGGLSANSWSSRDGSLSVVRQQRAGEHTDIGICFPGNPPRFEWIATTPYWELNPIYSPDGRFLAYTSDESGSRQLYVRQLDGDGEKWQISTETASMPVWRPDGKELFYRTRDNELRAVSVTLGKTLSLGPTVTLFETTLEMTGNADKRYDVAPDGERFLVNRVSTTGEQASFVLVQNWTAMLPAK; translated from the coding sequence ATGAATTCAGGAGCGCTTGGCGCCGGCGCCAAACTGGGACCGTATGAGATCCTCTCCCCTCTGGGCGCAGGCGGGATGGGCGAGGTCTATCTCGCCAAAGACACCCGTCTCGACCGTACCGTCGCCATCAAGGTTTTGCCGCCTCATGTAGCGAGCAATCCCGACCTTCGCCTGCGCTTCGAACGCGAAGCCAAGGCGATCTCCAGCCTGAATCATCCGAACATCTGTTCCCTCTTTGATGTGGGGAATCAGGATGGCCTGGACTACCTGGTGATGGAGCATTTGCAGGGTGAGACGCTGGCGGCGCGATTGGAACGCGGGCCACTGCCAACCGCAGAAGCGCTGACCTATGCTACCCAGATCGCGGATGCACTGGACAAGGCTCATCGCCAGGGGCTGATCCATCGTGACCTCAAGACCCTCAATGTCATGCTCACCAAAAACGGCGCCAAGTTGCTGGATTTCGGTCTAGCCAAGCTTCAGATACCCGGAGTGGTCCACGGCATGACCGGCGCCACGCACAGCACACCGCTGACAGGTGAAGGGACAATTGTCGGGACTTTGCAGTATATGTCGCCCGAGCAGCTTGAAGGGAAAGAAGCTGACTCGCGATCGGACATCTTCTCGTTTGGCGTGGTACTGTATGAAATGGTCACCGGCAAAAAGCCATTCGCCGGTCCGAGTCAGGCGAGCTTGATCGCCTCTATTATGAGAGAAGATCCGCGCTCGGTAACCGAATATCAGCCCGACGCTCCTCCTGCATTAGTGCGTGTCATTCGGCAATGTCTGTCGAAAGATCCCGATGAGCGGTGGCAAAGCGCCCGCGATCTATTGCACCAGTTGAAATGGATCAACGAGGGTGGCTCGCTGGCAGGTATCCCCGCGCCTATTGCGGCACGCCGCAAAACCAACATGCAAATTGCCTGGGTGCTGGCAGGGATCTTTGGATTGCTGGCAACAGGATTAGCTCTGCTTCATTTTGGCCGTACTGAGGTCGCGCCACAGTTAGCGCGGTTCACTATTGAGGCAGACCCCGGCATCCGGAGTATGAACTGGCCGATGCTTTCGCCCGACGGCAGTATGTTGGCGTTTCACGCGGTAGATACCAGTGGACGTACCAAGGTGTGGATTCGCCGTCTTGATGCGCTGAAAGCGGAACCAATTCCGGGCACAGACGGAGCGAGAAGACCCTTCTGGTCGCCGGACAGCAAGCAGATCGCCTTCATGCAGAATGGGCAGTTGATGAAAGTAGCGGCCAATGGTGGCCCAATACAGTTGATCGCGAAGATGCCGGGAAATGCGTCTGACGGTACCTGGGGGAGCAAAGACGTCATACTGCTGGACGGTGGCGCGGCTGACCCGATCTGGCGGGTCGGTTCTTCCGGCGGGATTGTTTCCGAAGCTATTAGCGTTGGGAGTGACTCCAATTGGGCAGGTGTGGCCTGGCCGGAGTTTCTTCCGGATGGAGAACATTATCTTTACCTGAAGCTATCGATCGGAGCACAAGATGGCGCGATAGAGCCACACACGGTCATGCTTGGATCATTGTCGGGCAATAATCCGGAATCGCTGTTCACGGCCAATGGCCGAGTGATTTACGATAAATCGGGGTATATCCTCTCGGTTGATGGGCAAGTCCTCACAGCGAGGAAGTTCGATCCGAATGCAGGCAAGATTGAAGGAGAACCGATCCCGGTCGGACAGATTGCGACCAGTGGTTCGGCTGGTAAAGCGGATTTCAGCGTCAGCGATGCCGGGACACTCATTTATCTTCCATCGACACGGTCTGGTGGAAGCGAACTCGTCTTGCTGGATCGTTCCGGGAGTCTCGTTGATACGATTGCGACAGGCAAACAATTCAGAGATATCGATCTGTCGAATGATGGGAAGAGGCTGGTCTATGCGGCCACCGATGCGACCTTGGGAACTGAAGATATCTGGACGCTGGACCTGAGCCGTCGTGTCAGCATGAGAGCTACGTTTTCCAAAGAAATGGATTCCTGGCCGATCTGGTCGCCGGATGGTGCTTCCATAGTGTACACCAGCCAAACCGGCAAATGGAACCTCTACCGAAAGAAAATGAGTGTGGATGGAGACGGCGAGCCGTTCGTATCGCTGGACCAGAGTGGTGTGGGTGGGCTGTCGGCCAATAGCTGGTCATCACGAGACGGAAGTCTGTCAGTTGTCAGGCAACAAAGAGCGGGAGAACATACCGACATTGGGATCTGTTTCCCTGGAAATCCTCCCCGGTTTGAATGGATCGCGACGACACCCTATTGGGAGCTAAATCCGATTTACTCTCCAGATGGACGGTTTCTCGCCTATACGAGTGACGAGTCAGGCTCCCGACAGCTCTACGTGCGGCAGTTGGACGGCGATGGTGAGAAGTGGCAGATTTCGACCGAGACTGCATCTATGCCCGTTTGGCGGCCCGACGGCAAAGAACTGTTCTACCGAACGCGAGACAACGAATTGCGAGCGGTTTCGGTTACATTGGGGAAGACGCTTTCGCTTGGACCGACAGTAACGCTATTTGAAACTACCCTGGAGATGACTGGCAACGCGGATAAACGATATGATGTCGCTCCCGACGGAGAGCGTTTCCTGGTCAATCGCGTGTCAACTACTGGGGAACAGGCGAGTTTTGTGCTCGTACAGAACTGGACAGCGATGCTGCCCGCCAAATAG
- the rlmN gene encoding 23S rRNA (adenine(2503)-C(2))-methyltransferase RlmN yields MTRQNLLGYTLPQLVQAMERLGERPFRARQLHKWLYLSRQYDFSLMTDFSKQLRSQLEENYQFTPLQLEYSARSKDGTEKYLFRLPDGRPVETVLIPDDYRRTLCISSQSGCPLGCRFCATGTLGLLRNLTVGEIVGQLMYVRDLHGDEAFTNVVFMGMGEPMHNYDTVMEAIGIMTDPIGLKVSARKITISTSGVTPKIKKLADSGSKARLALSLHAATQEKRLRIMPIAETFGLDKLMEAIRYYTETTGQRVTFEYILFDGFNDTLDDVKALGNLVRGIPCKINVLAYNEVPGLDFKRPSDDKVDWFGRMLQPRTPAVTVRKSRGRDIDAACGQLAARQSK; encoded by the coding sequence ATGACCAGACAGAACCTTCTTGGATATACATTGCCCCAGTTAGTGCAGGCAATGGAGCGTCTTGGCGAGCGACCCTTTCGCGCCCGGCAACTCCATAAATGGCTCTATCTGTCCCGCCAGTATGATTTCTCTCTGATGACCGACTTCAGCAAACAGCTACGGTCCCAATTGGAGGAAAATTACCAGTTTACCCCGCTCCAACTGGAGTATTCGGCCAGGTCAAAAGATGGTACTGAAAAATACCTATTCCGGCTTCCCGATGGTCGACCGGTCGAAACCGTTCTGATCCCGGACGACTACCGTCGGACGCTCTGTATCTCGTCGCAGTCCGGTTGTCCCCTCGGTTGCCGATTTTGCGCCACCGGGACACTGGGCTTGCTCCGCAATCTTACCGTGGGAGAGATAGTCGGCCAGTTGATGTATGTGCGCGATCTGCACGGCGACGAGGCATTCACCAATGTGGTCTTTATGGGGATGGGGGAGCCGATGCACAACTACGATACGGTGATGGAGGCGATCGGGATCATGACCGATCCGATCGGGCTGAAAGTCTCCGCTCGCAAGATCACGATCTCGACCTCTGGCGTCACGCCCAAGATCAAAAAACTGGCAGACTCCGGCAGCAAGGCTCGATTGGCGCTTTCGCTCCATGCCGCCACTCAGGAAAAGCGGCTTCGCATTATGCCGATCGCCGAGACATTTGGTCTCGATAAGTTGATGGAGGCGATCCGCTACTACACTGAAACCACTGGTCAGCGGGTGACCTTCGAGTATATTCTCTTTGATGGGTTTAATGATACGCTTGATGATGTCAAGGCACTGGGGAATCTGGTGCGGGGGATCCCCTGCAAGATCAACGTGCTTGCCTATAATGAAGTCCCCGGACTTGATTTCAAACGACCATCCGATGACAAGGTCGACTGGTTCGGACGGATGCTGCAGCCGCGGACACCGGCAGTGACGGTCCGAAAAAGTCGGGGAAGAGATATTGATGCTGCCTGCGGTCAATTGGCTGCCAGGCAATCGAAATAA
- a CDS encoding class I SAM-dependent rRNA methyltransferase, producing the protein MYQSLMLKPDKLASISFRHPWIFSGALVRRPEDLPHGSIVYVTDPNGVILGTGTYSAHGTIAIRVFEFGKAELHVDWFIRKFKEAEQRRHLWGFGGESATTGYRVVFGESDSVPGLVVDRYDSTLVIQLSTAGSEHLRPVIVDALIAAYKPKAIIERSDVVSRRDEQLNDISNLLYGEHAGRVEFAENGLKFLADPMDGQKTGFYLDQKDLRRQIRVLARGRSVLNLFSYTGSAGVAAIAGGATRLHQLDASEPALAQCGKHLLLNGFKEEQTTTESCDIFKWLGANPEERYDMVLIDPPALIKSQRDAEAGRRAYHFVNRAAMRLINPGGLLITSSCSAFFTEDDFSHTLRRASVQNGIHLHLLQVVRQSVDHPVSIYFPESSYLKSYICQVG; encoded by the coding sequence ATGTATCAGTCGCTAATGCTGAAACCCGACAAACTCGCCTCAATCTCATTCAGACATCCCTGGATCTTCTCAGGCGCTCTCGTTCGTCGCCCGGAAGATCTGCCACATGGTTCGATCGTCTACGTGACCGATCCGAACGGTGTGATCCTGGGAACCGGCACCTACTCTGCACATGGCACGATTGCGATTCGCGTGTTCGAATTCGGTAAAGCAGAATTGCATGTTGACTGGTTCATTCGGAAATTCAAAGAAGCGGAGCAACGTCGCCACCTCTGGGGGTTCGGCGGTGAATCCGCCACTACCGGCTATCGAGTCGTTTTCGGAGAATCCGATTCGGTCCCCGGTCTGGTGGTCGACCGATATGACTCAACGCTGGTGATCCAACTCTCAACTGCGGGGTCAGAACATCTGCGCCCGGTCATTGTCGATGCCCTGATCGCGGCCTACAAACCGAAAGCGATCATCGAACGCAGCGATGTGGTCTCCCGCCGCGATGAGCAGTTGAATGATATCTCTAACCTGCTCTACGGCGAACACGCGGGTCGGGTTGAGTTCGCTGAAAACGGCCTGAAATTTCTGGCCGATCCGATGGATGGCCAGAAAACCGGTTTCTATCTCGACCAAAAGGATCTGCGCCGCCAAATCAGAGTACTAGCCAGAGGACGGTCGGTCCTCAACCTGTTCAGCTACACAGGCTCGGCCGGCGTTGCGGCAATTGCCGGCGGCGCAACTCGTCTGCACCAACTGGATGCTTCGGAGCCTGCCCTGGCCCAATGCGGGAAACACCTCTTGCTTAACGGTTTCAAAGAAGAGCAGACGACTACCGAGAGTTGCGACATCTTCAAATGGCTTGGCGCCAACCCGGAAGAGAGATACGACATGGTCCTGATCGACCCACCGGCGCTCATTAAATCACAACGGGATGCCGAAGCGGGTCGTCGCGCTTATCATTTCGTCAATCGGGCCGCCATGCGACTGATTAATCCGGGAGGCCTGCTCATCACCTCCAGTTGCTCCGCCTTTTTCACCGAAGATGACTTCAGCCATACACTGAGGCGGGCATCAGTACAAAATGGAATCCACCTGCACCTTCTTCAGGTGGTCAGACAATCAGTCGATCATCCGGTTTCGATCTACTTCCCGGAATCATCCTATCTCAAAAGCTATATCTGCCAGGTCGGTTAA
- a CDS encoding 4Fe-4S dicluster domain-containing protein, with translation MSLQRRDFFKIAAAGSAALLAGKATASTDSEVQDFKSSLGVLVDTVVCIGCRKCEWACNDENKLPTQELKAFDDKSVFARHRRPDKAAYTVVNKFTDPNTPEKPFTMKVQCMHCNHPACVSACIVGALEKDPLGPVVYDSWKCIGCRYCMVACPFQIPAYEYSNALDPQVRKCTFCFDRVTKDGKKPACVSICPNEALTFGTREQLLDVAYQRIRNNPDKYYQHVYGELEAGGTSWMYLAPCDFSKTELPLLSNDEIPKQTESIQHGIFKSFLPPLALYGLLGLIMYTKRHGADEEEDGHESA, from the coding sequence ATGAGTTTGCAGCGAAGAGATTTCTTCAAAATAGCTGCAGCCGGGTCGGCAGCACTATTAGCCGGCAAGGCGACAGCCTCAACGGATTCGGAGGTCCAGGACTTCAAGTCGTCACTTGGAGTGCTGGTCGACACCGTTGTTTGCATTGGATGTCGCAAGTGCGAATGGGCATGCAATGACGAGAACAAGTTACCGACGCAGGAGCTGAAGGCGTTCGACGATAAGTCGGTTTTTGCCCGGCATCGGCGACCAGATAAAGCGGCCTATACGGTCGTCAACAAATTCACGGACCCGAACACTCCGGAGAAGCCGTTCACCATGAAGGTGCAGTGCATGCACTGCAATCATCCGGCCTGTGTATCGGCGTGCATTGTCGGGGCGTTGGAAAAGGACCCACTGGGCCCTGTTGTATACGACTCCTGGAAATGTATCGGCTGCCGTTACTGCATGGTGGCTTGCCCCTTCCAGATCCCGGCCTACGAGTACAGCAACGCGCTCGATCCGCAGGTGCGGAAATGCACTTTCTGCTTTGACCGCGTCACCAAAGACGGCAAAAAGCCTGCCTGCGTTTCCATCTGCCCGAATGAGGCCCTGACCTTCGGTACCCGTGAGCAGTTGCTTGATGTCGCCTATCAGCGAATTCGGAATAACCCGGACAAGTATTATCAACACGTGTATGGCGAACTTGAAGCTGGTGGTACCAGCTGGATGTACCTCGCGCCGTGCGACTTCAGCAAAACAGAACTTCCGCTGTTGTCGAATGATGAGATCCCGAAACAGACTGAGTCAATACAGCATGGTATTTTCAAGTCCTTCCTCCCCCCGCTGGCCCTGTACGGTCTGCTCGGGCTGATCATGTATACCAAGCGCCATGGCGCGGATGAAGAGGAGGATGGTCATGAAAGCGCATGA
- the hybB gene encoding Ni/Fe-hydrogenase cytochrome b subunit produces the protein MKAHEVHEVPTPMTVKYWTRGTLIVGAVALMGMLGYLYRMFFGLEAATNLDDQWPWGIWIAIDVASGVALAAGGFTTAALAEIFHKEKYHVITRPALLTALLGYTFVVIGLLADLGRYYNVWHPMLPSMWQGNSVLFEVGMCVMVYLTVLYIEFLPIVSERFRGRVAWPGPLKAFNKLTEAMLALADRLLGRFVFVFIIMGVVLSCLHQSSLGTLMVIAPTKMHPLWYTSISPLLFLMSAIAVGFPMVIFESIIASRSFKLPPETKVLSSLANYTPMLLGAYLVAKILDLTLRNAWGYLFEGSLQSFMWMIEVGGGVILPIVLLSIPKVRKSVKGLFISATLVIILGVLLNRINVFLVAYTPLYSVKTYFPSIIELMVTIGLVAILVLVYRFFVITFPVIAVHPVDRAKQSAGVEMSPAGAKRNK, from the coding sequence ATGAAAGCGCATGAAGTGCACGAAGTTCCCACTCCAATGACGGTCAAGTACTGGACGCGCGGGACATTAATTGTCGGCGCGGTCGCCTTGATGGGAATGCTCGGTTATCTGTATAGAATGTTCTTTGGTCTGGAGGCGGCTACCAATCTCGATGACCAGTGGCCCTGGGGGATCTGGATCGCCATCGATGTCGCCTCCGGTGTCGCGCTGGCCGCCGGCGGTTTTACGACTGCGGCTCTGGCCGAGATATTTCATAAAGAGAAGTACCACGTCATCACCCGCCCTGCTTTGCTGACCGCATTGCTCGGCTACACCTTTGTCGTGATCGGACTTCTGGCCGACCTGGGACGTTACTACAACGTCTGGCATCCGATGCTTCCTTCCATGTGGCAGGGGAATTCGGTCTTGTTCGAGGTCGGCATGTGCGTGATGGTCTACCTGACCGTCCTCTACATCGAGTTCTTGCCGATAGTGAGTGAACGTTTCAGAGGAAGAGTCGCCTGGCCCGGACCGTTGAAAGCGTTCAACAAACTGACTGAAGCGATGCTTGCGCTCGCCGACAGACTGCTGGGACGCTTCGTTTTTGTCTTCATCATCATGGGAGTAGTTCTCTCCTGTCTCCACCAGTCTTCGCTGGGAACGCTGATGGTGATCGCGCCGACCAAAATGCATCCGCTCTGGTATACCAGTATTTCTCCGCTGCTCTTTTTGATGTCCGCGATCGCGGTCGGATTCCCGATGGTCATCTTTGAGTCGATCATCGCTTCCCGCTCGTTCAAACTGCCGCCGGAGACCAAGGTGCTGTCCTCGCTCGCCAACTATACGCCCATGCTTCTGGGGGCCTACCTGGTGGCCAAGATTCTGGACCTGACCCTGCGGAATGCATGGGGATACCTGTTCGAGGGTTCTCTGCAATCGTTCATGTGGATGATTGAGGTTGGCGGTGGAGTCATACTGCCTATCGTCCTGCTCTCCATACCGAAAGTACGGAAGTCGGTCAAAGGGCTCTTTATCTCCGCAACCCTGGTGATCATCCTGGGAGTTCTCCTGAATCGGATCAATGTCTTCCTGGTGGCATACACGCCGCTGTATTCAGTGAAGACCTACTTTCCGTCCATCATTGAGTTGATGGTGACGATCGGACTGGTTGCTATCCTGGTCCTGGTCTACCGGTTCTTCGTTATCACCTTCCCGGTGATCGCAGTTCACCCGGTCGATCGAGCGAAACAGTCAGCCGGAGTGGAGATGTCGCCGGCTGGTGCAAAGAGGAACAAGTGA